Proteins encoded together in one Tripterygium wilfordii isolate XIE 37 chromosome 14, ASM1340144v1, whole genome shotgun sequence window:
- the LOC120015086 gene encoding protein RKD5 — protein sequence MQRRERSFILVKGREGKGLIYNLLTSLSEQSRVNQELQFGLILLLLLPSTFLQYSQFQGAIAKKRKRAATKDIAGISLEDIVKYFDLPIVEASRNLRIGLTVLKRKCRELGIPRWPHRKIKSLDSLIHNLQEEAVRQEQESEDAARAVAKRKKMLEREKENIERKPFMEIQSETKKFRQDVFKRRHRARSLQSQGNLGSHVGHCQYANYAN from the exons ATGCAA AGAAGAGAGAGATCCTTCATCCTtgtgaagggaagggaagggaagggactCATTTACAATCTCCTAACGTCTCTGTCAGAGCAGAGCAG AGTTAATCAGGAGCTTCAATTTGGGCTGATCCTCCTCCTCTTGCTTCCATCCACATTCCTTCAATACTCTCAATTCCAAG GTGCTatagcaaagaaaagaaaaagagcggCCACCAAAGACATAGCTGGAATTTCTCTAGAAGATATTGTTAAATACTTTGATCTTCCGATTGTGGAGGCCTCGAGGAACTTGAGAATTGGCCTCACAGTTTTGAAAAGGAAGTGCAGAGAACTTGGAATTCCTCGTTGGCCGCATAGgaaaataaaatcccttgacaGCCTCATACACAATCTTCAG GAAGAAGCAGTGCGGCAAGAGCAGGAGAGTGAGGATGCAGCCAGGGCAGTGGCCAAGAGGAAAAAGATGTtggaaagagagaaggagaataTAGAAAGGAAACCATTTATGGAGATACAAAGCGAGACCAAGAAATTCAGGCAAGACGTTTTCAAGAGAAGGCATAGAGCTCGATCCCTTCAAAGCCAAGGGAACTTAGGATCGCATGTTGGTCATTGTCAATATGCTAACTATGCAAACTAG